In one window of Pseudodesulfovibrio sediminis DNA:
- a CDS encoding ABC transporter substrate-binding protein, with amino-acid sequence MSKKTQQISKWKRSIAVIVCVLSITITGHAFAKDMKDMTGRVVAVPDRVQTVYAVSPPETMLVYALDPTLLAGLNFPLRGCEKYIDTHTLNLPVIGGYFGQGKTPNKEKLVKLNPDLVIGRKSNPMSEKFEQFLAKFNIPIATIIIDRLDQYPEAFELTGAILNREARARKLADYTRATFSQVSEKTVSIPTAKRVRVYYAEGNDGLYTESNGSIHAELIPLAGGVNVHDQGTVTRYGRDKVTMETIIAYQPEVIFVEQPVFYDKIYSSPGWKSIPAVKNKRVYLIPKKPFNWFDRPPSFMRILGLKWVAQTLYPDLFGLDMQQECRDFFHLFLQKDISPEDAAQLMSSAQ; translated from the coding sequence AGGACATGCATTCGCCAAAGACATGAAAGACATGACTGGTCGCGTTGTTGCAGTCCCGGACAGGGTGCAGACCGTGTACGCGGTCTCACCGCCCGAGACCATGCTTGTCTATGCCCTTGACCCAACGCTGCTTGCCGGATTGAACTTCCCGCTACGGGGCTGTGAAAAATACATTGATACGCATACGCTGAACCTTCCCGTAATCGGGGGGTATTTCGGACAGGGGAAAACACCCAACAAGGAAAAACTTGTCAAACTGAACCCGGATCTGGTGATCGGAAGAAAATCCAATCCCATGAGCGAGAAATTCGAACAGTTTCTCGCCAAGTTCAACATCCCCATCGCCACAATCATTATTGATCGGCTGGACCAATACCCCGAGGCCTTTGAACTCACCGGAGCCATCCTCAACCGGGAGGCTCGGGCAAGGAAACTGGCCGACTATACCCGGGCGACCTTCTCACAGGTCAGCGAAAAGACGGTTTCGATACCAACAGCCAAACGGGTGAGGGTCTATTACGCCGAAGGCAATGACGGCCTGTATACGGAGTCCAACGGCTCGATTCATGCCGAACTCATTCCCCTTGCCGGGGGAGTCAATGTTCACGATCAGGGGACAGTGACCCGGTACGGCAGGGACAAGGTGACCATGGAGACGATCATCGCCTATCAGCCTGAGGTCATCTTTGTCGAACAGCCTGTCTTTTATGACAAAATATATTCCTCGCCCGGCTGGAAGAGTATTCCGGCGGTCAAGAACAAGCGGGTCTATCTCATACCGAAAAAACCATTCAACTGGTTTGATCGTCCCCCGTCGTTCATGCGCATACTGGGGTTAAAATGGGTTGCACAGACGCTCTATCCCGATCTGTTCGGTTTGGACATGCAACAGGAATGTCGCGATTTCTTCCACCTGTTCCTGCAAAAGGACATTTCTCCCGAAGACGCGGCCCAACTCATGAGCAGTGCACAATGA
- a CDS encoding DJ-1/PfpI family protein, whose protein sequence is MTTGLTYGILIYEQVAELDFVGPLQVFGISNHLLNSGRVVTIGQANNPLRGTGGLQMIPDYSFDVAPKLDVLLLPGTAEISEYALGNDTIIDWVRGQYDKVDWMTSVCTGGLILQKAGLLKGRKATTHWMLMDSLAKDPEVTALSDLRYVRDGNIVTAQGVSAGIDMALWLVGEIHSPDHARMVRKILQYDPAPPYTAEV, encoded by the coding sequence ATGACCACAGGTCTTACCTACGGGATACTCATTTATGAACAGGTCGCGGAACTCGACTTCGTCGGCCCGCTCCAGGTTTTTGGCATATCAAACCACCTGCTGAACAGTGGGAGAGTCGTGACTATCGGCCAGGCCAACAATCCCCTGCGTGGGACTGGGGGACTGCAGATGATACCTGACTACAGCTTTGATGTTGCGCCGAAACTTGATGTCCTGCTTCTGCCCGGTACAGCCGAGATCAGCGAATACGCCCTTGGCAACGACACGATCATCGACTGGGTGCGAGGACAGTATGACAAAGTTGATTGGATGACGAGCGTTTGTACGGGAGGCCTTATCCTACAAAAGGCGGGCCTGCTCAAGGGACGCAAGGCAACAACCCACTGGATGCTGATGGATTCACTGGCCAAAGACCCTGAAGTGACGGCATTGTCGGATCTTCGCTATGTCCGCGATGGCAACATCGTGACCGCTCAAGGCGTTTCCGCGGGCATTGACATGGCCCTGTGGCTGGTGGGTGAAATTCACTCTCCTGACCACGCCCGAATGGTCAGAAAGATTCTTCAATACGATCCGGCTCCGCCCTACACGGCGGAAGTCTGA
- a CDS encoding ATP-binding protein: protein MGHIVAKDIYRQLGDKVDGTPVRMPWSGNMRRMLTALYTPAEAEFIVRMPYRPSTAERIGPMVGMAEPQLSAMLDSLCNKGLVCDIWEGDHYLYMISPFVIGFFEFTMMRTKGDLEPKKWAELFQSYMFGNTDFWDANFGDDQIISVMRALPHEETVGDRDHVEILDYERASVMIKEASTFAVGLCACRHEQHHLGTRQCDVPLETCTSMGSAAAFLIRNGFAREVSRDEMIDIFDRSRDLGFTLSTDNVKQGAGFVCHCCGCCCNLMHGIKYSGYPGLLVSSSYIAEVNTDTCNGCGSCARACPIDAITIHSEKTADGKPHRWAEIDRELCLGCGVCALKCSFDSLELRKRAQKVFHPEDSFERVILQSLERGTLQNLLFDNPNSTAENFFRAVLGGFLKLSPVKKGLMSDVFRSRFMNVIRKGAG from the coding sequence ATGGGACATATTGTTGCAAAAGATATTTACCGCCAGCTGGGCGACAAAGTGGACGGGACCCCGGTCCGTATGCCGTGGTCGGGGAATATGCGGCGTATGCTGACGGCGCTGTATACGCCTGCGGAAGCGGAGTTCATCGTGCGGATGCCGTACCGGCCTTCTACGGCCGAACGCATCGGCCCCATGGTGGGCATGGCCGAGCCGCAGCTTTCTGCGATGCTGGATTCCCTGTGCAACAAGGGACTTGTGTGCGACATTTGGGAAGGCGATCACTATCTCTACATGATCTCTCCCTTTGTCATAGGGTTTTTCGAGTTTACCATGATGCGTACCAAGGGCGATCTGGAGCCGAAGAAATGGGCTGAGCTCTTTCAGTCTTACATGTTCGGCAACACGGATTTCTGGGATGCCAACTTTGGCGATGATCAGATAATCTCTGTCATGCGCGCTCTGCCCCATGAGGAGACCGTCGGTGACCGGGACCATGTGGAGATTCTGGACTATGAGCGCGCTTCTGTCATGATCAAGGAGGCCTCCACGTTTGCCGTGGGCCTGTGCGCGTGCCGTCATGAGCAGCATCATCTGGGCACCAGACAGTGCGATGTGCCGCTGGAGACCTGCACCTCCATGGGGTCGGCCGCGGCCTTTCTGATTCGAAACGGCTTTGCCCGTGAAGTGTCCCGGGACGAGATGATCGACATCTTTGATCGCTCCAGGGATCTGGGGTTCACCCTGTCCACGGACAACGTCAAACAGGGTGCGGGGTTCGTCTGCCATTGCTGCGGTTGCTGTTGTAACCTGATGCATGGCATCAAGTACTCCGGCTATCCCGGCCTGCTTGTCTCGTCCTCGTATATTGCCGAGGTCAACACCGACACCTGCAACGGGTGCGGCTCCTGCGCCCGGGCCTGCCCCATCGACGCCATCACCATTCATAGTGAGAAGACCGCTGACGGCAAGCCGCACAGGTGGGCCGAGATCGACAGGGAACTGTGTCTTGGGTGCGGTGTGTGCGCGCTCAAGTGCTCGTTTGACTCGCTGGAGCTGCGCAAGCGGGCACAGAAGGTCTTTCACCCGGAAGACAGCTTTGAGCGGGTGATTCTGCAATCACTGGAGCGTGGCACGCTTCAGAATCTGCTGTTCGACAATCCCAACTCCACTGCCGAGAATTTTTTCCGAGCGGTTCTGGGAGGCTTTCTCAAGCTTTCCCCCGTGAAAAAGGGGTTGATGTCGGATGTGTTCCGGTCACGGTTCATGAATGTCATAAGGAAAGGGGCGGGATAA
- a CDS encoding GlxA family transcriptional regulator has translation MFFVIAAKKYPLYPVSMKKRMEFYFYQGMVALDVTGPLDVFNAADEILSRNGKEQEGYELTFSANTPGPIPTSSGLCFHADVCPGLEKADTLLVPGGMIAETASTDSDNIKAIQMAARKAKRIVSVCSGAFLLASAGILDDRRATTHWMVADRLAALYPNVHMEPDSIYVQDGTISTSAGVTAGIDLALALVEEDYGPSLAIEVARLLLLYRRRPGNQSQFSTTLAMQTKVGERFKPLVDWIETHLDQKLTVDLLAEKAHMSSRTFARIFPSETGMSPGRFIEQLRIDRARELLESGAEGLEQVARESGFGREERLRRAFQRRLGISPTQYRAHFIQGEHHDHRSYLRDTHL, from the coding sequence GTGTTTTTTGTCATTGCCGCCAAAAAGTATCCCCTCTATCCTGTCTCCATGAAGAAGCGCATGGAGTTCTATTTCTATCAGGGTATGGTGGCACTTGATGTCACCGGTCCTCTCGACGTCTTTAACGCTGCCGATGAGATACTCTCGCGCAATGGAAAAGAACAGGAGGGGTATGAGCTGACTTTTTCTGCCAACACTCCCGGCCCTATCCCCACTTCTTCCGGCTTGTGTTTTCACGCGGACGTCTGTCCCGGATTGGAAAAGGCCGACACCCTCTTGGTACCAGGTGGCATGATCGCAGAAACGGCTTCCACAGACTCAGACAATATTAAGGCCATACAAATGGCAGCCCGAAAAGCGAAACGGATCGTTTCGGTTTGCAGCGGGGCTTTTCTCTTGGCTTCCGCAGGCATCCTCGATGATCGAAGGGCTACCACCCATTGGATGGTAGCTGACCGGCTGGCCGCACTCTATCCCAATGTCCACATGGAGCCAGATTCAATATATGTACAGGACGGCACCATCTCTACCAGCGCGGGAGTGACTGCAGGGATTGATCTGGCGCTTGCGCTAGTAGAAGAGGACTACGGCCCTTCATTGGCTATTGAAGTGGCGAGACTGCTGCTGCTTTACCGTAGGCGGCCAGGAAATCAGAGCCAGTTCAGTACCACGCTTGCCATGCAGACCAAAGTGGGAGAACGTTTCAAGCCCCTTGTCGATTGGATCGAAACCCATCTTGATCAAAAACTCACAGTGGACCTGTTGGCTGAGAAGGCACACATGAGTTCACGTACTTTTGCACGCATTTTTCCGTCGGAAACAGGCATGAGCCCAGGCCGGTTTATTGAGCAGTTGCGAATCGATCGCGCGCGCGAATTGCTCGAATCCGGTGCCGAAGGGCTTGAACAAGTAGCGCGCGAATCCGGCTTTGGCCGAGAGGAGCGGTTGCGCCGCGCCTTCCAAAGAAGGCTCGGCATCAGTCCGACTCAATATCGAGCCCATTTTATACAAGGAGAACACCATGACCACAGGTCTTACCTACGGGATACTCATTTATGA
- a CDS encoding class I SAM-dependent methyltransferase yields MTIAEDNKPFFKYTKDHRFAPMYPLLAKEIVDKYGITEGVCLDIGAGSGALSIELSKITSLSLIALDIEPEAIEMAEENCVIHNVPHKRIRFVFGAVEKMPLPDASVDLILSRGSIPFWTDHVSAFEDIFRVLAPQGKAMIGCGFSRYQSLKEVEKMRPVWTPEVLKKRTRWKKGSFLADTLREAGINEYTITDDSFGTWIELYKSPETR; encoded by the coding sequence ATGACTATAGCGGAAGATAACAAGCCTTTTTTCAAATACACCAAAGACCATCGCTTTGCCCCGATGTATCCGCTTCTGGCAAAGGAGATTGTTGATAAATACGGCATCACCGAAGGCGTCTGTCTCGATATAGGCGCAGGCAGCGGCGCCCTGTCCATTGAGCTGTCAAAGATCACTTCCCTCTCGCTGATCGCACTGGATATAGAACCGGAAGCAATCGAAATGGCTGAAGAAAACTGTGTAATACACAATGTCCCCCATAAACGGATTCGATTCGTATTTGGTGCCGTTGAAAAGATGCCGCTGCCTGACGCCAGCGTCGATCTGATCCTCAGCCGCGGCTCCATACCCTTCTGGACGGATCATGTGTCTGCCTTTGAAGATATATTTCGGGTACTCGCCCCACAGGGAAAAGCCATGATCGGCTGCGGATTCAGCCGCTACCAGAGCCTGAAAGAGGTCGAAAAGATGCGTCCGGTCTGGACGCCGGAGGTACTGAAAAAACGGACCCGTTGGAAAAAAGGCAGTTTCCTGGCGGATACCCTGCGTGAAGCCGGCATCAATGAATACACGATCACGGATGACAGCTTCGGAACATGGATCGAACTCTATAAATCCCCGGAGACACGGTAA
- a CDS encoding RtcB family protein, with protein MKAARLKELGVPAGIGVDAALGGVKQAMKSGQTVEDVEQAILAVVDAPKLLTEDEVWGNLARTIVRVTEARARFSGRDEAAPWQQWGDNFEPAAIDQMAQACKLPISVAGALMPDAHVGYGLPIGGVLATDNAVIPYAVGVDIACRMKLSVLDLLVPDIVAYQEDLIEALEKETRFGTGCTFKPGRQHEVMDDPAWEEIPILRKHHNKAAKQLGTSGGGNHFVEFGVLEVLSEDLGIGRGKYVAMLSHSGSRGTGEKVAKHYSALARQLHPELPEELSHLAWLDMDSPEGREYWQAMELMGRYSAANHELIHKHVVDHLGCEVLAGVENHHNFAWKEAHKGREVVVHRKGATPATNGVLGVIPGSMATSGFVVRGKGNEEGLNSASHGAGRAMSRVEAERRFTWAEANEFLKKKKVHLVSGGLDEVPMAYKDIEAVMAAQEDLVEQVARFEPRLVKMAPSGKVSSRRRKERQQRKRK; from the coding sequence ATGAAAGCAGCACGATTGAAAGAATTGGGTGTCCCTGCCGGCATCGGCGTGGATGCCGCCCTGGGTGGAGTAAAGCAAGCCATGAAATCTGGACAGACAGTCGAAGATGTCGAGCAGGCCATACTGGCCGTCGTCGACGCACCGAAGCTCCTCACCGAGGATGAAGTATGGGGCAACCTGGCTCGCACCATCGTTAGGGTCACTGAGGCCCGTGCCCGGTTTTCCGGACGTGATGAGGCAGCCCCCTGGCAACAATGGGGTGACAACTTCGAGCCTGCCGCCATCGACCAAATGGCACAGGCCTGCAAACTGCCCATCTCCGTGGCCGGAGCACTCATGCCTGATGCTCACGTTGGGTATGGCCTGCCCATCGGCGGAGTGCTGGCGACCGACAATGCTGTCATTCCGTATGCTGTTGGTGTGGATATAGCCTGCCGCATGAAGCTTTCTGTGCTGGACCTGCTCGTCCCTGACATCGTCGCTTATCAGGAGGACCTCATCGAAGCGTTGGAAAAGGAAACCCGCTTTGGTACCGGCTGTACCTTCAAACCCGGACGTCAGCATGAGGTGATGGACGATCCTGCTTGGGAAGAAATTCCTATTCTGCGTAAACACCACAACAAAGCCGCGAAACAATTAGGCACCAGCGGTGGCGGAAACCATTTCGTTGAATTCGGCGTGCTGGAGGTCCTTTCGGAGGATTTGGGAATCGGTCGCGGCAAGTACGTTGCTATGCTGAGCCACAGCGGCAGTAGGGGAACTGGAGAAAAAGTCGCAAAACACTATAGCGCACTTGCCAGACAGCTTCACCCTGAACTTCCAGAGGAACTGTCCCACTTGGCCTGGCTCGACATGGACAGCCCTGAAGGACGCGAATACTGGCAGGCTATGGAGCTCATGGGTCGATATTCCGCTGCCAATCATGAACTGATTCACAAGCACGTGGTGGATCATCTTGGCTGCGAAGTGCTGGCCGGAGTGGAGAACCACCACAACTTCGCCTGGAAGGAAGCCCACAAGGGGCGCGAAGTGGTCGTGCACCGCAAAGGCGCGACCCCTGCCACAAATGGCGTCTTGGGTGTCATCCCGGGGTCTATGGCCACAAGCGGCTTTGTGGTCCGAGGCAAAGGGAACGAAGAGGGGCTCAATTCTGCTTCACATGGGGCAGGCAGAGCCATGAGCCGGGTAGAAGCCGAGCGACGGTTTACCTGGGCAGAAGCTAATGAGTTTCTGAAAAAGAAAAAGGTGCACCTTGTTTCCGGAGGCTTGGATGAGGTGCCCATGGCTTACAAGGACATTGAAGCGGTCATGGCTGCCCAGGAAGACTTGGTGGAACAGGTCGCCCGCTTTGAACCCCGACTGGTCAAAATGGCACCTTCTGGCAAAGTCTCCAGTCGGCGCAGAAAAGAACGTCAACAAAGGAAAAGGAAATAA
- a CDS encoding ABC transporter ATP-binding protein produces MSLLRANALSFSYADTPILNDISFSVATGELVSVLGPNGCGKTTLLKVLLGILLPEKGQVLLNEVDIHSIGRKALAKKIAYVPQVHTASFAYPVMDVVMMGRMPHKGFFSLFSNKDAALALRAMEKTGILHLKDKSYTQISGGERQLTLIARALAQGARTFILDEPLNGLDYGNQLKLLEQLHELCGEGYTFIKSTHFPDHALWVSDHVVMLKNGVVHTDGHPRDVITQESLFALYGAQVKVLPYAENFRICIPGKIYSRLCPTLPKVADLRKHPSRSFMY; encoded by the coding sequence ATGTCCTTGCTCCGTGCGAACGCGCTCTCTTTTTCGTATGCGGATACGCCCATACTCAACGATATTTCCTTCTCCGTTGCCACCGGGGAACTGGTCTCGGTGCTCGGCCCCAACGGATGCGGCAAGACAACGCTGCTGAAAGTACTGCTCGGCATACTGCTGCCGGAGAAGGGTCAGGTTCTCCTCAATGAAGTCGACATTCACTCCATCGGCAGGAAAGCTCTCGCCAAGAAGATCGCCTATGTTCCTCAGGTGCACACGGCCTCTTTTGCCTACCCGGTCATGGACGTGGTCATGATGGGACGCATGCCGCACAAGGGATTCTTCAGCCTCTTTTCCAACAAGGATGCAGCGCTGGCTCTCAGGGCCATGGAAAAGACCGGCATCCTGCATCTGAAAGACAAATCATACACCCAGATCAGCGGTGGCGAGCGACAACTGACACTCATAGCCCGAGCACTGGCGCAGGGGGCACGGACATTCATTCTGGATGAACCCCTCAACGGCCTGGACTATGGCAACCAACTCAAGTTGTTGGAACAACTGCACGAGCTGTGCGGCGAAGGGTACACCTTCATCAAGTCCACTCATTTCCCGGACCACGCACTGTGGGTTTCAGACCATGTGGTCATGCTCAAGAACGGCGTCGTGCATACCGACGGACATCCCCGGGATGTCATTACACAGGAAAGCCTGTTCGCGCTCTATGGCGCCCAGGTCAAAGTCCTGCCGTATGCGGAAAATTTCAGGATTTGTATTCCAGGGAAGATATACTCCCGACTATGCCCCACCCTGCCCAAGGTGGCCGACCTTCGGAAGCACCCATCCCGCTCCTTCATGTACTGA
- a CDS encoding radical SAM protein, giving the protein MSDTQQVRSCHICENACPVAPGSVGLCGRYGNRDGVITELYPNTYIMACPIRIETMPMLHFHPGARFLQVSTVGCNFDCPGCISAVIVREMHPQSKALQEYSPEQIVEKAILSGCRGITFLMNDPLAAFETFLAVATLAKARGLHVGCSSNGYFSKESIQRILPVLDFINIGVKGLSDEAYHVCSGLKGFAPVLRNIKLLHEGGVHIEIACIHRKGHEDELLRLCSIIKDISPVIPLQMMRFIPLEGADPEQEPLIRESETLSKQMRTILDNVYVFNSPGTEELNTVCPHCGDTTIVRDFYGPMGARMKGSAVREAEQPLCLACDSPVQIQGRVFDIDFREKDFQGGYPFTRALEIVESILIAIGVSSKAEVVHVWEYLLCNNKMQDLHHDIQRVESYIHMIRFFGSLVHREESADVLANYLEDKVSLVRSTCRQDGKRPRVYYAMGKPQFCIKGERFENHLVELCNGVSVNREIEICGRPGMSIALDTLQQLNPEIIFISAFISNSPIDFYNECVDKGLGIDAVHNKRIHTAPIPSSDFGGPKWILGLMNIANEMHRGVCAFDIPGEASKFYERFYGTSFNAQDVNRSFGKPDTSWTWEAEGGQPSPTLA; this is encoded by the coding sequence ATGTCCGATACTCAACAGGTCCGGTCCTGTCATATCTGCGAAAACGCCTGCCCGGTCGCTCCGGGCAGCGTGGGACTGTGCGGACGCTACGGGAACAGGGACGGCGTCATCACGGAGCTGTATCCAAACACTTACATCATGGCCTGCCCCATCCGTATCGAAACCATGCCCATGCTCCATTTTCATCCCGGGGCACGGTTCCTTCAGGTGAGCACCGTGGGCTGCAATTTCGACTGCCCCGGCTGCATCTCTGCGGTGATCGTTCGTGAAATGCACCCGCAAAGCAAAGCGCTACAGGAGTATTCGCCCGAGCAGATCGTTGAAAAGGCGATTCTGAGCGGATGCAGGGGAATCACCTTTCTGATGAACGACCCGCTGGCCGCTTTTGAGACCTTTTTGGCTGTCGCCACATTGGCCAAGGCGCGGGGGCTGCACGTGGGCTGCTCCTCAAACGGATATTTCTCCAAAGAGTCCATACAGCGGATTCTGCCTGTGCTGGATTTCATCAACATCGGGGTAAAAGGCCTCTCCGATGAAGCCTACCATGTCTGCTCCGGCCTCAAGGGGTTCGCGCCCGTGCTGCGCAACATCAAACTGCTGCACGAGGGTGGGGTACACATCGAAATCGCCTGCATCCACAGGAAAGGGCATGAAGACGAACTGCTGAGGCTGTGTTCCATCATCAAGGACATATCTCCCGTGATCCCCTTGCAGATGATGCGTTTCATCCCGCTGGAAGGCGCAGACCCGGAACAGGAACCGCTGATCAGGGAAAGCGAAACCCTCAGCAAGCAGATGCGGACCATTCTGGACAATGTGTATGTGTTCAACTCTCCGGGCACCGAGGAATTGAATACCGTATGCCCACACTGCGGCGACACGACCATTGTCAGGGACTTTTACGGCCCCATGGGCGCACGGATGAAAGGCAGCGCGGTCAGGGAGGCTGAACAGCCGCTCTGCCTTGCCTGCGACAGCCCTGTCCAGATTCAGGGGCGGGTCTTTGATATCGATTTTCGGGAAAAGGACTTCCAGGGAGGCTATCCCTTTACCCGCGCCCTGGAAATCGTCGAATCCATCCTGATCGCCATCGGCGTTTCTAGCAAGGCGGAAGTCGTGCATGTCTGGGAGTACCTGCTGTGCAACAACAAGATGCAGGACCTGCACCACGACATACAACGGGTGGAAAGCTATATCCACATGATCCGTTTCTTCGGCTCACTGGTGCACCGCGAGGAGTCCGCCGATGTGCTGGCCAATTATCTGGAAGACAAGGTGTCGCTGGTCCGATCAACTTGTCGACAGGACGGCAAACGCCCCAGGGTCTATTACGCCATGGGCAAACCACAGTTCTGCATCAAGGGAGAGCGGTTCGAAAACCACCTGGTGGAGCTGTGCAACGGAGTGAGCGTCAACCGGGAGATTGAAATCTGCGGTCGGCCCGGCATGAGCATCGCACTGGACACCCTGCAACAGTTGAACCCCGAAATCATCTTCATCTCGGCGTTCATATCCAACTCTCCCATAGACTTCTACAACGAGTGTGTGGACAAAGGGCTGGGCATTGATGCGGTACACAACAAGCGCATCCATACCGCTCCTATCCCCAGCAGTGACTTTGGCGGCCCCAAATGGATCCTCGGTCTCATGAACATCGCCAACGAAATGCACAGAGGGGTTTGTGCATTCGATATCCCTGGCGAGGCTTCCAAGTTCTACGAGCGCTTTTATGGCACATCGTTCAACGCACAGGACGTGAACCGATCCTTTGGCAAGCCTGACACCTCCTGGACGTGGGAAGCAGAGGGCGGACAGCCCTCTCCCACTCTGGCGTGA
- a CDS encoding FecCD family ABC transporter permease gives MSTVSTLVRTQASLVADRGGSSVLLLGLTTLLIVSLVVSLTLGNYPLSLQDIASVLQHSLFSTGEMQPDRYQLVKNILFDIRAPRLIAAALIGAALSTSGAAFQSMFVNPLVAPGILGVLPGASFGAALGMLVCDSWIEVQFLSFAGGMLAVGFAVFLAKIYKGDRLMMLILGGIISGAFFTSLLSVVKYTADPTDQLPAIVYWLMGGLSMVDTETVAYTSIPILIGITCILGMSRYLNALSMGDEEAKSLGINVKVVRTCLIIFATVISALTVAIGGLIGWVGLVIPHIGRMLVGPNNAILLPTTALIGATYLVFVDDVSRLLLDVEIPLGIITSLVGIPFFSIIMKNAKQGWK, from the coding sequence ATGAGCACGGTCAGCACTCTTGTCCGGACACAGGCGTCTCTTGTCGCGGACAGGGGCGGCTCGTCCGTGCTGCTGCTGGGCCTGACCACACTCCTGATCGTGAGCCTGGTCGTCTCGTTGACCCTGGGCAATTACCCCTTGTCCCTCCAGGACATAGCAAGCGTCCTGCAACACTCGTTGTTCTCGACCGGGGAGATGCAGCCGGACAGATACCAGTTGGTAAAGAACATCCTGTTTGACATTCGCGCCCCGCGCCTCATCGCCGCGGCCCTCATCGGGGCTGCGCTGTCCACATCCGGGGCGGCCTTTCAGTCGATGTTCGTCAATCCGCTGGTCGCACCCGGCATCCTCGGCGTCCTGCCCGGGGCCTCCTTTGGGGCGGCCCTCGGCATGCTGGTCTGCGACTCCTGGATCGAAGTGCAATTCCTGAGTTTTGCCGGGGGCATGCTGGCTGTGGGCTTCGCCGTCTTTCTGGCCAAGATATACAAAGGCGACCGGCTGATGATGCTCATCCTCGGCGGTATCATCAGCGGGGCCTTCTTCACCTCGCTGCTGTCGGTGGTCAAATACACGGCAGATCCGACAGATCAACTCCCTGCCATTGTATACTGGCTCATGGGCGGCCTTTCCATGGTTGATACGGAGACCGTCGCCTATACCTCCATCCCCATCCTCATCGGTATCACCTGCATTCTGGGGATGTCCCGCTATCTGAACGCGCTCAGCATGGGCGACGAAGAAGCCAAGTCCCTTGGTATCAATGTAAAAGTAGTTCGCACCTGCCTGATCATCTTTGCCACGGTGATCAGTGCGCTGACCGTTGCCATCGGCGGATTGATCGGCTGGGTCGGGCTTGTCATCCCGCACATAGGGCGCATGCTCGTTGGCCCCAACAACGCCATCCTGCTCCCCACAACAGCCCTTATCGGAGCAACCTATCTCGTGTTTGTGGACGATGTTTCCCGGCTTCTGCTGGACGTGGAAATCCCGCTGGGCATCATCACCTCTCTGGTGGGAATCCCGTTCTTTTCCATAATCATGAAAAACGCAAAACAGGGGTGGAAGTGA